The following DNA comes from Desertibacillus haloalkaliphilus.
CAGGAAGTACGCTGGTGCCCCGGTTGCGGCGATTATTCTATTTTAGCACAGGTACAAAAAGTAATGCCCACCTTAGACATTCCCAAAGAAAATTTTGCCATTATTTCAGGAATTGGGTGTAGCAGCCGCTTTCCTTATTATATGAATACGTTTGGCATGCAC
Coding sequences within:
- a CDS encoding thiamine pyrophosphate-dependent enzyme, with the translated sequence MSEVVATATLTAKDFATDQEVRWCPGCGDYSILAQVQKVMPTLDIPKENFAIISGIGCSSRFPYYMNTFGMHSIHGRATAIASGLKAARPDLSVWIISGDGDSLS